A window from Actinomycetospora corticicola encodes these proteins:
- a CDS encoding uridine kinase family protein: MIDGFSGAGKTTLARELRRAADDVTVQSIEAFYLGWDGLAAGPVRAAEQLLEPLRRGAVPEVAPWDWRRGEVAPSRRRVASGLLVLEGVGAAARALRDAASLSVWVDAPAAERAARLREREDWATYAPHRAAFERQEQALAASEGTRAAVDVVVTREGSEWVRSAT, from the coding sequence CGACGCTGGCCCGCGAGCTGCGGCGCGCGGCCGACGACGTCACCGTCCAGTCGATCGAGGCGTTCTACCTCGGCTGGGACGGCCTCGCCGCGGGCCCGGTCCGGGCCGCGGAGCAGCTGCTGGAGCCGCTGCGCCGGGGCGCGGTCCCCGAGGTCGCGCCCTGGGACTGGCGGCGGGGGGAGGTCGCCCCGTCCCGACGACGGGTGGCGTCGGGCCTGCTCGTCCTGGAGGGCGTCGGCGCGGCCGCCCGAGCGCTGCGCGACGCGGCGTCGCTGTCGGTGTGGGTCGACGCGCCGGCCGCGGAGCGGGCCGCCCGCCTGCGCGAGCGCGAGGACTGGGCGACCTACGCGCCGCACCGGGCGGCCTTCGAACGCCAGGAGCAGGCCCTCGCGGCGAGCGAGGGCACCCGGGCCGCCGTCGACGTCGTCGTGACGCGGGAGGGCTCGGAGTGGGTACGTTCCGCGACGTGA
- a CDS encoding EcsC family protein: MTVESTEPAPATDADQWREVQEWKERVQTTSPVLSPLRDSVGEIRALVQAGLRRVPGIQQVDDGVHDVLHQLAAAGAGAGAATVRRDAVFARYRALGHDVTEFKDIRRLEVTDVQAAMPRLDLAYPVFAAVQGGTTSLLLTSGATAITGGASLLGIGGLPGVAVIAASLTGDALLTVATCTRAVAHVGAYYGYDVTKRSEQVLALAVLAVGLSSDADAPEAYEEVSGLISQAAEGVKKKRRQRQLRRLAAAVHQRLLSQIGQRELAQLVPVAGIGIGAVLSARLLARVVDAAEHLYRERFLHDKYDVPFTEDPPDWVTVG, translated from the coding sequence GTGACGGTCGAATCGACGGAGCCCGCGCCGGCCACCGACGCCGACCAGTGGCGCGAGGTGCAGGAGTGGAAGGAACGCGTCCAGACGACGAGTCCCGTGCTCTCCCCGCTGCGCGACTCGGTCGGGGAGATTCGCGCCCTCGTGCAGGCGGGGCTGCGGCGGGTGCCCGGGATCCAGCAGGTCGACGACGGGGTGCACGACGTCCTGCACCAGCTCGCGGCCGCCGGGGCCGGGGCGGGCGCGGCCACCGTGCGCCGCGACGCCGTGTTCGCGCGCTACCGCGCCCTCGGCCACGACGTCACCGAGTTCAAGGACATCCGGCGCCTCGAGGTGACCGACGTCCAGGCCGCGATGCCCCGGCTCGACCTCGCCTACCCCGTCTTCGCGGCGGTGCAGGGCGGCACGACGTCGCTGCTGCTCACCTCCGGGGCCACGGCGATCACCGGTGGGGCCTCGCTGCTCGGGATCGGCGGGCTGCCGGGCGTCGCCGTGATCGCCGCCTCGCTGACCGGGGACGCGCTGCTCACGGTGGCCACCTGCACCCGGGCGGTCGCGCACGTCGGCGCCTACTACGGCTACGACGTCACCAAGCGCTCCGAGCAGGTCCTCGCCCTGGCCGTCCTGGCCGTCGGCCTCTCCTCCGACGCCGACGCGCCGGAGGCCTACGAGGAGGTCTCCGGCCTCATCAGCCAGGCCGCCGAGGGCGTCAAGAAGAAGCGGCGGCAGCGCCAGCTCCGGCGGCTCGCGGCCGCGGTGCACCAGCGGCTGCTCTCCCAGATCGGCCAGCGCGAGCTCGCGCAGCTGGTGCCCGTGGCCGGCATCGGGATCGGCGCGGTGCTCTCGGCCCGGCTGCTCGCGCGCGTCGTCGACGCCGCGGAGCACCTCTACCGCGAGCGCTTCCTGCACGACAAGTACGACGTGCCGTTCACCGAGGATCCGCCGGACTGGGTGACCGTCGGATAG
- a CDS encoding DUF2786 domain-containing protein: MSPDQVAAATVLITRLARGPLTPDALADARAVLAGRVPGTVLDEAAERALLDAVDPLWSRGWTPRDLVEVVRRRVGASVAPLAADLVAVDAARRPATWVRVDTPPPGVPLLTHWRARPGVDGLAAVLRLVATILALPPLPEVPPEEPDTSGIDPKVLARVRGLLAKAESTTFAEEAEALSAKAQELMARHALEAAAVTGVTETFPTAGVRRLWLDAPYTSAKSSLVHQVAGANRCRAVSLDALDLVTVVGHPTDLDTVELLTTSLLVQAGRAMAGPAGGSRTRSFRHAFLLSYAARIGERLREAGEAAEAAARAERGDALLPVLAARGEIVERTVAELFPRLTTKRFTVGNTAGWRAGREAADAASLRVGREALHD; encoded by the coding sequence ATGTCACCAGACCAGGTCGCCGCGGCGACCGTGCTGATCACCCGGTTGGCCCGCGGGCCGCTCACGCCCGACGCGCTGGCCGACGCCCGGGCGGTCCTGGCCGGGCGGGTCCCGGGAACCGTGCTGGACGAGGCCGCCGAGCGGGCCCTGCTCGACGCCGTCGACCCGCTCTGGTCCCGGGGCTGGACCCCACGGGACCTCGTCGAGGTCGTCCGGCGTCGGGTCGGTGCCTCCGTCGCGCCGCTCGCCGCCGACCTCGTCGCCGTGGACGCGGCGCGACGTCCGGCCACCTGGGTGCGTGTGGACACGCCGCCGCCCGGGGTCCCCCTGCTCACGCACTGGCGCGCCCGCCCCGGCGTGGACGGGCTCGCGGCCGTCCTGCGTCTCGTGGCCACGATCCTCGCGCTCCCCCCGCTGCCCGAGGTGCCGCCGGAGGAGCCCGACACGTCGGGCATCGACCCGAAGGTCCTGGCCCGCGTGCGGGGGCTGCTCGCCAAGGCGGAGTCGACGACGTTCGCCGAGGAGGCCGAGGCCCTGTCGGCCAAGGCGCAGGAACTGATGGCCCGCCACGCGCTCGAGGCGGCGGCGGTCACCGGGGTCACCGAGACCTTCCCGACGGCGGGGGTGCGCCGACTCTGGCTCGACGCGCCCTACACGTCGGCGAAGTCGTCGCTCGTGCACCAGGTCGCGGGGGCGAACCGGTGCCGCGCGGTGAGTCTCGACGCGCTGGACCTCGTCACCGTCGTCGGCCACCCCACCGACCTCGACACGGTCGAGCTGCTCACCACCTCCCTGCTCGTCCAGGCGGGACGGGCGATGGCGGGCCCGGCCGGCGGGTCGCGCACCCGGTCGTTCCGGCACGCCTTCCTGCTCTCCTACGCCGCCCGGATCGGGGAGCGGCTGCGGGAGGCCGGGGAGGCGGCGGAGGCGGCCGCCCGGGCGGAGCGCGGGGACGCCCTGCTGCCGGTGCTCGCGGCGCGCGGGGAGATCGTGGAGCGGACGGTCGCCGAGCTCTTCCCCCGGCTGACCACGAAGCGCTTCACGGTGGGGAACACCGCGGGCTGGCGGGCGGGCCGGGAGGCGGCCGACGCCGCGAGCCTGCGGGTCGGCCGGGAGGCGCTGCACGACTAG